One genomic window of Moorella glycerini includes the following:
- a CDS encoding FAD-dependent oxidoreductase has product MVAAYTRLFEPIKIGKVEVKNKIAMAPMGVLGLVTQDGCFSKRAIEYYIERARGGTGLIITSVTKVENEIEPFKPGLVPNISVNPFHFIATAGELTERVHAYNTRIFLQLTMGFGRVAAPVMLAEEPVAPSAIPNFWEPAITCRELTTKEVETLVKRAGEAAEIAVEAGFDGIEIHAMHEGYLLDQFTIALFNRRTDKYGGDLRGRLTFPIEIVQEIKKRVGKDFPVLLRFSIKNFIKDWRQGGLPGEEFAEKGRDVEEALAAARILEEAGYDGFDADAGSYDAWYWAHPPLYQEHGCYLPLTQKLKEAVKVPVIVAGRMEVPELAERALFEGQADMIAIGRGLLTDAEWASKVMAGRVDRIRPCIGCHDGCLGRGFLGRPLSCAVNPACGREKEYGIERASSARKVMIIGGGVAGMEAARVAALRGHQVALYEKSEQLGGHVIAAAVPEFKKDDARLLEWYKTELQELQVEINLNREVSPELVLEKNPDAVVVATGSKPAIPDVPGIDKGKVSTATDILLGKKQAGDKVVIIGGGLAGCETALWLARQGKQVTIIEILDDLMRAGIPVPYMNRIMLIEMLRYQGVEWRTGTSLLEVTEAGVILIDRSFHRTTLPADTVVVAAGFTPEQGLYRALMGKMPGLYLIGDSREPRNIMGAIWDAYEVARNI; this is encoded by the coding sequence ATGGTGGCAGCCTATACCAGACTTTTTGAACCCATCAAGATAGGTAAGGTAGAGGTAAAGAATAAAATTGCCATGGCTCCCATGGGTGTCCTGGGCCTGGTGACCCAGGACGGCTGCTTCTCCAAGCGAGCCATAGAATATTATATTGAACGGGCCAGAGGGGGCACCGGGTTAATCATTACCAGTGTGACCAAGGTCGAAAACGAAATCGAGCCCTTTAAACCCGGCCTGGTCCCCAACATATCCGTGAACCCCTTTCACTTTATCGCCACGGCAGGGGAGCTTACAGAGAGAGTCCATGCCTACAACACCAGGATATTCCTGCAGTTGACCATGGGCTTCGGCCGGGTGGCCGCGCCGGTCATGCTGGCGGAAGAACCCGTAGCGCCGTCCGCTATACCCAACTTCTGGGAACCGGCCATAACCTGCCGGGAACTGACGACTAAGGAAGTCGAAACCCTGGTGAAAAGGGCCGGCGAGGCGGCCGAGATAGCCGTAGAGGCCGGGTTTGACGGTATAGAGATTCATGCCATGCATGAGGGCTATCTCCTCGACCAGTTCACCATCGCCCTGTTCAACCGCCGCACGGATAAATACGGCGGCGACTTGCGGGGCAGGCTCACTTTCCCCATCGAAATAGTGCAGGAGATTAAAAAGAGGGTGGGGAAAGATTTCCCCGTCCTCCTCAGGTTCAGCATCAAGAATTTTATCAAGGACTGGCGCCAGGGAGGACTGCCCGGGGAAGAATTCGCCGAAAAAGGCCGCGACGTGGAAGAAGCGCTGGCGGCTGCCAGGATCCTGGAGGAAGCCGGTTACGACGGCTTTGACGCCGATGCCGGTTCCTATGATGCCTGGTACTGGGCCCACCCGCCCCTTTATCAAGAGCACGGCTGTTACCTGCCTTTAACCCAAAAGCTAAAAGAAGCGGTTAAGGTCCCGGTGATCGTCGCCGGCCGGATGGAAGTACCGGAACTGGCCGAGCGGGCCCTGTTTGAAGGCCAGGCGGACATGATAGCCATCGGCCGGGGGCTGTTAACCGATGCTGAATGGGCCAGCAAAGTGATGGCGGGACGAGTTGACAGGATCCGGCCCTGCATTGGCTGCCATGACGGCTGCCTGGGGCGGGGCTTCCTGGGCCGGCCCCTGTCCTGCGCCGTGAACCCTGCCTGCGGCCGGGAAAAAGAGTATGGCATTGAGCGGGCAAGTTCGGCCAGAAAGGTAATGATTATCGGCGGCGGCGTGGCCGGCATGGAGGCGGCCCGGGTGGCCGCCCTGAGGGGGCACCAGGTGGCCCTTTACGAAAAGAGTGAGCAACTGGGCGGCCATGTCATCGCTGCCGCCGTGCCGGAATTCAAAAAAGACGATGCGCGCCTGTTGGAGTGGTATAAAACCGAACTGCAGGAACTGCAGGTCGAGATCAACCTGAACCGGGAAGTAAGCCCGGAACTGGTCCTGGAGAAAAACCCCGACGCCGTGGTTGTGGCCACCGGCTCCAAACCGGCCATTCCCGACGTCCCCGGCATCGACAAAGGCAAGGTAAGCACGGCAACTGATATTCTGCTAGGTAAAAAGCAGGCCGGTGATAAGGTGGTCATCATCGGCGGCGGGCTGGCCGGGTGTGAAACCGCGCTCTGGCTGGCCCGGCAGGGCAAGCAGGTGACGATAATTGAGATCCTGGACGACCTGATGCGGGCCGGCATCCCCGTGCCCTATATGAACCGGATCATGCTCATAGAGATGCTCCGCTATCAAGGGGTAGAATGGCGAACCGGTACCAGCCTGCTGGAGGTAACGGAAGCAGGTGTTATCCTGATTGACAGGTCCTTCCATAGAACAACTCTCCCAGCCGATACGGTAGTCGTGGCGGCAGGATTTACGCCCGAGCAAGGACTTTACCGCGCCCTGATGGGCAAGATGCCTGGCCTTTATCTCATCGGCGACTCCCGGGAACCCCGGAACATTATGGGAGCCATCTGGGACGCCTACGAAGTGGCCCGGAACATCTAG